The Leptospira brenneri genome includes a window with the following:
- a CDS encoding ferredoxin — MADKSSKQPENVPGKYYVDQTCVPCNDCIKEAPGLLQYSSDESHIFFKNQPTTPAEEKQAKAAMAMCPVDAIGDDGE, encoded by the coding sequence CAGATAAAAGTAGCAAACAACCGGAGAATGTCCCAGGGAAATACTATGTCGACCAGACCTGTGTTCCTTGTAACGACTGCATCAAGGAAGCCCCTGGTTTACTCCAATACAGCTCGGATGAAAGCCATATTTTCTTCAAAAACCAACCAACAACTCCCGCTGAAGAAAAACAGGCGAAAGCTGCAATGGCCATGTGTCCAGTGGACGCAATTGGCGATGACGGCGAATAA